The Candidatus Desulfofervidus auxilii DNA segment GGCATCCCAATTTTTTTGACTACTTCCTCTGGCTCAAAATCAAGGTTTGTTGCTATCACTTTATATCTTTCCTTTAAATTAATTTCTTCTTCACCAAATAGCCTTGGCTGATAGGGTCTCCTTACCACAATTAGCCTAAATGCCTGATTTGTCTTTTCCATGCAATGGACTGTCTCGGCAATATGTTTATTTTCGTATGGTCTCCATTCATCTTCTTTCCTGCCTGTCGGCAGACAGGTATAGACAAAATAGCTTCTTTAACCGTTTTATCTATATGGGCACCAATAGCATATTTTATCCCCTTTTGTTCACAATAATTAAGTATCTCTGCTTGATATGAGGCTGCATCTGCCCTTATATATCCTATCCTTTTGCCTTTAGGCATCTGCCTTTCACACTGCTTTATAAACTCCAGGTTTCTGGCTGCAGGAGCGACATTGCCCTCCCGCCTGCCGTCGGGCAGGGACGAAATTCCGCATAAATCACTAATCCATTTTCAGCTAAATGTCCTACTATGGGCATATATCCCTTAAACCCTTTATAGGTCATCTCTGCTTCCTTCTTTTGTCCTGAAATAGCCGTCGCATCTATATCAAGAGTATAATCTTTTATCTCTTTTTCCCTCTTTAACTGGTTGTGTAAATAAAACCTATTGAACTGCTCTAAAGCTTTTAGCCCGTTTCCTTTGCCCATCCGTCTTAACCAGCTATAAAAGGCATCACTTGAGGGTATTTTCTCTATGCATAATAATTCCCTTAAACCTTCATCTACTTTAATCTCTCTTATATCCTCAAAGCCCTACCTCCTCCCTGCCTGTCGGCAGACAGGCATTAAGCATGAGCACAAGGGGTAAAATAAAGTCTTTTGGTTTGTAACCTCTACCACTTTTTGGCAGAGGTAGATATTTATCTGTTCTTTGATTAAACCTTAATCCATGGAGAAATTCACCAAATAGTATTAAACCTGCTCTGGGAGTCCTGCCTGCCGTCAGGCAGGGATAATTTCGTAAGTAGTTTCTAAAACAAATGGCAAAACAGCTTGCTTTACTTTAGATCTTTTTTGTTTTATCATTGTTCTTACCCCCGTAAGTGTGTTTTCACCTTTTAGGTGAAAGGTATTTTTTCAAAATCGCTTTATTATAGCACACTTGCGGGGTTTCTTGTAGGACAAACAAGGATTTTGGGTTTTACTCACTCCGTCGCACACCTTGGCCTAGTACAAAGGAGAACAAGCTTCCTAGCATCAAGCACTGTGATTACTCCATCGCCATCTAAATCACATGCCTCTCCACAGGCACTATCATTAATAGTTTTATTTCTATCTGCAAGCAATATATTTAAATCATCTCTATCCACATCACCATCGCCATCAAGATCACCTGTAATTGCAGGCTGTTCATCAGGGTCTTCTCCTTCTTTACAATCTGGGTCAATGATTCCATCTTTTACTTTATCACAATAACCATCCCATCCCCCAGAAGGACAATCCTCTGGGCAGTTTGCGTAATTTTCAGGAAGACCACATGTTCCATCTCCGCATGCAGTTTCTGCAAAGTTCAACCCCATCAGTTCAGTAACCTCTACTTCTGTGCCATCTTCCAATACACAAACAGCACATTCATCTAAATAAACACTTGCGCACTTTTTAGCATCTTTTATCGTCTTCATTTCATATCCTTGTCTTACACAATAACTATACTCTTGAGCAACCTTCCCTTTTAGGAAATCCCATGCATCAACAGGATTATTCGGAAGCTTGCATGCTCCTCTTATTCCTTTTTCTTCATAGAATGTTATATATTCATAACCAAGCGCCTCACAATAAACTGCTGCAGGATTCTTCAGTGCAAAGGCAAAATCATTTCCCTTGAATATATATATGATAGCAAATAAAAATATCCAAAACCTCATTATTAAAATTTGCCTATTCACTTTTCCCTCCTTAATTGTCTAACGCCTATGTATGCCAAATGGATACCACTTGTCTGCCCAGTTAGTCCATTCATGATCATAGGGTATCAATCCATAGCCATGATCTACCCAGCCAATACCCCAGCTATTCTTGATTATCCAAGAATTTTCATTATCATTCCAGCCTACAATGACTATGCAGTGCCACTCAGGCCAGTCCCAAGGCGCCCAGCTTGGGCCTCCACATGAAACAATTGGACCATTGCAGACCAGCTCCCTCTTTAACGCTTCAACATTACCTGAGATTGTAGTATGCCCATCTATCTGCCATGCCCTTTCTCTCCAATCATCACATCTATCCCAGCACCAAGATATGTCCCATGACCGGTATGGAAAACATGCCTCATCCGGCACCCCCTCGTCTCTTATGAAATCAAACGCAGCCCATGGAAAGCCGCCCGCACAAGTACCCCACCAAAAGCAAGGAGAAACAAGAGTCTGCTCTGAAAGGTCCAATATATGGACTACATCGCTTTCAATATTATATTTTGCCTCAACAGATCCAATGACTGCAAATGCCCAACAAGAGCCACAACTTTCCTGGTCCTTGACAGGGGTCATCCAGTTTGTGCCCCTATAGTTTCTCCAATCAAAACGAGCAGGCAATGTCTCAGCATCACAGAAATCACAGGCATCACCTATGCCATCTTCATCTGTATCAGCTTGATCACATAAGGCCATCTCAGGAAGGTCTATAATTCCATCTTCATTTATATCCCTACATGTCACCGAAATGTCAAAAAATGAAGTATCTCCATTCTTTACATTTGGGCAATTGTCACACAGGTCTCCTACCCTATCACCATCTGAATCTACCTGTCTTGGATTAACAAGATCAGGACAAACATCACAGGCATCACCTACACCATCTCCATCTCTGTCTGCCTGTTCACATAGAGCAATTTCTCTATCACTCAAAAATCCATCTCCATTGGGATCACAGGTTATGACAGATGAAGAATTTGTATTTTTTATTCTAGGGCAGTTATCACAATCTGAACCAAGCCCATCACCATCTGGATCTTCGCTGTAAGCAGCAGGGTTGGGGTCAATGTTATCCTCACAATGGTCATTATCAGTATCTGTATCAGCTGGATTGGTACCTCTTCTATATTCATCTATATCAAGTAATCCATCACCATCAAAGTCCGTTGTCTCATCTGCGGTAGTAAGGCCTCCAAAATTATCTCTTTCCCATTTGTCACATATACCATCATTGTCTTCATCAAATGTACGCACTAGCCAAACATGACTGCCCCAAACAGTTGTCTTTGGTTTATGCCCCATCTGTCCATATCTCATAGAGATGTACCAGGCATGATTCGTGTATCTGGCATGGGTAGTAGATGTCCAGAAATCTATACGTGTCCAGTCAGCATTGGTAAATGGATGTCGTTGTGGCAGGGCTGGATTATATTGTGAAGCATCTATCAGACTGAATAACTCCTTACGATTTGGGAGACGCCAGTCATCATAGGGAGCAGCGCTTTCATCATAGTCCACACAATCATAATTGGTTGGATTAGTATTAAAATCAGCTACTATATCAAGGGCCTCTTCCCATCGTCTAGCGCCAAAGCAGTCTGCATCCTTAAGCCACATAAGTCCTGTTAAATTATCCATCACTGTGCCGTCTCCTTTGTCAGTGAACCTATGCAACGGCCAGTAAACCCCTCTTTTTAAGCCACCATCATCTTTTCCCTCATCAATTGTTGTATTAGGGTCATCACCATAATATGATGCCTTTTGGCCTGTCTTCCAAAGGTTTGCGGGATAAGCAGGATCAGGATAGTGCCCCTGCCCAGCCCGCACAGGCCAGACATAACGGTAGCCAGACTTGCGAGGGCCTTCGGCTACTGTAAAAACTCTTCCATCATCCATCCACACAGGCCAAGCATATAGCCAATTATTAGCATCTGTAGTAGAAGACCAGTAAGTGGGATAATCATCAGGAGCGATAAATACAGATCGCACGTTTACAAATCCCTGACTCTCCAGCCATTCCCCCTGATCACCTACTTCTGTATTTATGAGGCTTTCAAGCTCAACGATATTAGGCACTCTCCAGTCTGTATAACTTGCTGTATAAGAGGCACAGGCTGAAATATTATAGGTCCCATTGTTTATTCCCCCTACAAATTCAAAGGTAGATTCCCAGGTCATCCTGCCATTATATTCTTCATTGAGCCCTATTGTACCTGCACAATTTGCATCTTTAAGCCACATAAGTCCTGTAAGATTGTCTGTAATGGTGCCATCTCCATTGTCTATAAACCTAGGTGATGGCCAGGCAACCCCCTTTCTCATACTTCCATCATCTCCAGGGTAATAACTTGTAATTTGTCCTGTCTGTGGCAGTTTTATAAGACTTTTTTGGGCAACAATATTACACCCTGAGCCTTCATGTGCATCAGTGTCTAGGGGTGTTACAGAGGTTATTCCTGGGGATATACTGGTTTCTGTTACTATCGCTGAGGTATCTATTTGTACACGGCCAGGGTGAGTAACATCCCACACTCTCCCAATATGTCCAAATATAGCTGGACAATAAGGGGTATTTCCGCTTGCATCAAGTTTTAATACCCACAGATCCTTACTTCCCATGCCAAGGGATTCAGTGGAACCTACTGTGATATAACCGCCATCTGAGGTCTGCTTGATAGAAGAGAGGGTATCACGGGTTCTATCCATCCACCACTCAGGATTTCCATAAGTATTTCCCCAAAGGATATTACCAGATTCATCAAGCTTTAGTATCCATGAATAACCTGCTATAGTACCTACCATAATGTAACCCCTGTCTGAAGTCAGCTGAATATCAGTGACAAAAGCAGCTCCTCCATATCCCTTCATCCACTGGATATCACCAAGAGAGTTAAGCTTTAATGTCCAGACAAAGCCACGGCCAAAAGGCGAACCAGCCACAATAAAACCACCATCTGCGGCCTGATCAACATGGGGGCTTAAATCAATAACTTCATTATAATCATAAAGTCCATAAGCCTTCTGCCATATAACATCTCCATCTCTATTAAGCCTCAATAGCCAAAAGTCACCATTGCGTGATTGAGTATAGCCTGCTACAATATAGCCATCGTCCTTTCTTCCATCTCCATCATCATCAATCTGCTGGATAGAGTTTAAAATATCGCCTGGGGGATTATTACTATCAAAAGCCTTCTGCCATTCAATATTGCCATCATTATCAAGCTTTAGTATCCAAAAATCGCCATCATCACTTGCACCCAAGGACCATGTGGTACCAGCCAAGATATAACCGTCTGCAGAAGAATCATTCATGGTTTGATGGATAATTACCTCACCACCATCTCTTCCAGCACCACCATATGTTTTTTGCCACTGAACATTACCACCTGCATCAAGCTTTAATACCCAAAAATCACCTTTGCCAGCTCCAAAGGAATTAGTTGTGCCTGCCACAATAAAACCACCATCTGTGGTCTGCTCAATGGAAGAGGGATAATCCGATTCAGCACCACCATAGGTTTTTTGCCACTGAACATTACCACCTGCATCAAGTTTCAATACCCAAAAATCACTATTGCCAGCTCCAAAGGAATTAGTTGTGCCTGCCACAATAAAGCCACCATCTGTGGTCTGCTGAACAGAACAAGCACTGTCAATGTCTTTACCGCCAAGAGTCTTTGCCCACTTTTGTGCAACAGAAATAATAGGCCACAACAAGATAAATATTATGAGAATTATAATCCATTTTAATTTAAACATCGTTATTCCTCCTCTGAAATTCTTCTCTTTTTATGTAGTAATTCTCCCATTTCAAGATAAAAAAGCCGAATTGCCGCTTTATTGCTCCTTCGGCAACCCGGCTGACTTTAAAACAGCAAATAGTAATTAGTAATTAGCTATTTTACTAATTACCAGCCACCATCTACCGTTTTTAAGTTCCGTGGCTTTCCGTCTCTACCTCACGGTAGATTTGGCTTTTTCCAAAGCAAAATATGTACTTGTTAATCAGCTCATTTTAACCTCCTAAATTACTATTCTAAAATATTTCATCTAATTTTATTTTTATCCCTTTAAGGACTAAAGATTCTAAAATATCTGTTTTTTGATAAATTTTTACTGTCTCAAGACCACTTTCTTTTAAACTCATAACTTCAACTTCTTTCTTCTCAAGATCTACTAACCAATACTCCTTTACTCCATATTTGCTATAAAGCTTTCTCTTTATGACCCTATCTTTATATTCAGAAGAAGGTGAGATGATTTCAACAATAAGGTCAGGG contains these protein-coding regions:
- a CDS encoding DUF1566 domain-containing protein; translated protein: MFKLKWIIILIIFILLWPIISVAQKWAKTLGGKDIDSACSVQQTTDGGFIVAGTTNSFGAGNSDFWVLKLDAGGNVQWQKTYGGAESDYPSSIEQTTDGGFIVAGTTNSFGAGKGDFWVLKLDAGGNVQWQKTYGGAGRDGGEVIIHQTMNDSSADGYILAGTTWSLGASDDGDFWILKLDNDGNIEWQKAFDSNNPPGDILNSIQQIDDDGDGRKDDGYIVAGYTQSRNGDFWLLRLNRDGDVIWQKAYGLYDYNEVIDLSPHVDQAADGGFIVAGSPFGRGFVWTLKLNSLGDIQWMKGYGGAAFVTDIQLTSDRGYIMVGTIAGYSWILKLDESGNILWGNTYGNPEWWMDRTRDTLSSIKQTSDGGYITVGSTESLGMGSKDLWVLKLDASGNTPYCPAIFGHIGRVWDVTHPGRVQIDTSAIVTETSISPGITSVTPLDTDAHEGSGCNIVAQKSLIKLPQTGQITSYYPGDDGSMRKGVAWPSPRFIDNGDGTITDNLTGLMWLKDANCAGTIGLNEEYNGRMTWESTFEFVGGINNGTYNISACASYTASYTDWRVPNIVELESLINTEVGDQGEWLESQGFVNVRSVFIAPDDYPTYWSSTTDANNWLYAWPVWMDDGRVFTVAEGPRKSGYRYVWPVRAGQGHYPDPAYPANLWKTGQKASYYGDDPNTTIDEGKDDGGLKRGVYWPLHRFTDKGDGTVMDNLTGLMWLKDADCFGARRWEEALDIVADFNTNPTNYDCVDYDESAAPYDDWRLPNRKELFSLIDASQYNPALPQRHPFTNADWTRIDFWTSTTHARYTNHAWYISMRYGQMGHKPKTTVWGSHVWLVRTFDEDNDGICDKWERDNFGGLTTADETTDFDGDGLLDIDEYRRGTNPADTDTDNDHCEDNIDPNPAAYSEDPDGDGLGSDCDNCPRIKNTNSSSVITCDPNGDGFLSDREIALCEQADRDGDGVGDACDVCPDLVNPRQVDSDGDRVGDLCDNCPNVKNGDTSFFDISVTCRDINEDGIIDLPEMALCDQADTDEDGIGDACDFCDAETLPARFDWRNYRGTNWMTPVKDQESCGSCWAFAVIGSVEAKYNIESDVVHILDLSEQTLVSPCFWWGTCAGGFPWAAFDFIRDEGVPDEACFPYRSWDISWCWDRCDDWRERAWQIDGHTTISGNVEALKRELVCNGPIVSCGGPSWAPWDWPEWHCIVIVGWNDNENSWIIKNSWGIGWVDHGYGLIPYDHEWTNWADKWYPFGIHRR
- a CDS encoding DUF333 domain-containing protein; this translates as MNRQILIMRFWIFLFAIIYIFKGNDFAFALKNPAAVYCEALGYEYITFYEEKGIRGACKLPNNPVDAWDFLKGKVAQEYSYCVRQGYEMKTIKDAKKCASVYLDECAVCVLEDGTEVEVTELMGLNFAETACGDGTCGLPENYANCPEDCPSGGWDGYCDKVKDGIIDPDCKEGEDPDEQPAITGDLDGDGDVDRDDLNILLADRNKTINDSACGEACDLDGDGVITVLDARKLVLLCTRPRCATE